The proteins below are encoded in one region of Hordeum vulgare subsp. vulgare chromosome 3H, MorexV3_pseudomolecules_assembly, whole genome shotgun sequence:
- the LOC123441415 gene encoding COP9 signalosome complex subunit 5-like, whose protein sequence is MAAGPCRRRDKVQATGGPPWDFRRAAAGGGADGELGAAQFPARRYRRRCGQQGAGGGSAERRQRADGPARAGRLENVVGWYHSHPGFGCWLSGIDVSTQMLNQQFQEPFLAVVIDPTRTVFAGRVDIGAFRTYPKDYKPPDEPVSEYQTIPLNKIEDFGVHCKQYYSLDITYFKSSLDSHLLDLLWNKYWVNTLSSSPLLGNRDYVAGQIFDLADKLEQAEGQLAHSRFGMLMPSQRKKEVSFCVHAL, encoded by the exons ATGGCGGCCGGCCCCTGTCGGCGGAGAGACAAGGTGCAGGCGACTGGTGGGCCTCCGTGGGACTTCCGGCGAGCGGCGGCCGGAGGCGGGGCCGATGGGGAGCTTGGGGCGGCGCAGTTCCCGGCGAGGCGCTACAGGAGGAGGTGCGGGCAGCAGGGAGCTGGCGGCGGCTCGGCCGAACGGCGGCAGCGTGctgatgggcctgcccgg GCTGGAAGGTTGGAAAATGTGGTTGGCTGGTACCACTCACATCCTGGTTTTGGATGCTGGCTGTCAGGCATTGATGTTTCAACTCAGATGCTTAATCAGCAGTTTCAAGAACCATTCTTGGCTGTTGTGATAGACCCTACAAGGACTGTTTTTGCTGGTAGAGTGGACATTGGAGCTTTTAGGACATATCCAAAAGATTACAAGCCACCGGATGAGCCTGTGTCTGAGTATCAGACCATACCACTCAACAAGATAGAAGATTTTGGTGTTCACTGCAAACAG TACTATTCTTTGGATATAACCTATTTCAAGTCATCCCTGGACTCTCACCTCCTTGATCTACTCTGGAACAAGTACTGGGTCAACACATTGTCTTCGTCACCACTTCTGGGTAACAGGGATTATGTCGCTGGACAAATCTTTGATTTAG CTGACAAACTAGAGCAAGCTGAAGGGCAACTGGCACACAGTCGATTTGGCATGCTTATGCCATCACAGCGAAAGAAAGAGGTCAGTTTCTGTGTTCATGCCCTTTAA